One window from the genome of Salvia miltiorrhiza cultivar Shanhuang (shh) chromosome 7, IMPLAD_Smil_shh, whole genome shotgun sequence encodes:
- the LOC130993217 gene encoding inactive leucine-rich repeat receptor-like serine/threonine-protein kinase At1g60630, with amino-acid sequence MAIGFCLFLLVLAAFPQVRSGDAEALLSLKASIDPLGVLQWQQGIDVCKWEGVKQCLNGRVMKLVVEGFNLSGRLNGESLNQLDQLRVLSFKENSLSGEIPQLAGLVNLKSLFLNDNRFSGGIPAGLSALHRLKVVVLSGNGLSGPIPRSLLELSRLYVLYLQDNQLSGGVPPFSQNTLRFFNVSNNLLSGEIPKTAVLVRFNSSSFVGNADLCGEQIQKPCILSPSSSPSMAPSKNLGHRKRNKKLVLIIVSSVGGFALLCTATVLLIVCLRKRRKGKEGRDKVVARGGDEGARSGVGRDDSGRASKQGSLSWDQGGDGVGVLAFLGPGDQLMSYSMEDLLKASAETLGRGTMGSTYKAVMESGYIVTVKRLKESRYPRMEEFRRHIEILGRLRHPNLVPLRAYFHAKEERLLVYDYFPNGSLFSLVHGTKSAGGSKPLHWTSCLKIAEDLAAALVHIHQNPGLTHGNLKATNVLLGSDFESCLTDYGLTPLRNPDSHEEPGASSLFYRAPECRDPRKPVTQEADVYSYGVLLLELLTGKTPFQDLVEEHGSDIPKWVRSVREETTESGDEHSSGNEGSEEKLNALLNIAMACVCVAVGSRPAMKDVVRMIREARAEAQTQVSSNSSDHSPGRWSDTVQSLTREDHSSI; translated from the exons ATGGCTATTGGTTTCTGTCTGTTTTTGTTGGTGTTGGCTGCATTTCCACAAGTAAGATCAGGTGATGCTGAGGCTCTGCTCTCCCTCAAGGCCTCCATTGATCCATTGGGTGTGCTGCAATGGCAGCAGGGGATTGATGTGTGTAAGTGGGAAGGTGTGAAGCAATGCCTTAATGGGAGAGTGATGAAGCTTGTGGTTGAGGGATTTAATCTAAGTGGGAGGTTAAATGGGGAAAGCCTCAATCAGTTGGATCAGCTGAGGGTGTTGAGTTTTAAAGAGAACTCACTCTCTGGTGAGATTCCACAGCTTGCTGGACTTGTCAATCTCAAGTCTCTCTTCCTCAATGACAACAGATTCTCTGGGGGAATCCCAGCCGGTCTCTCCGCCCTGCATCGCCTCAAAGTTGTCGTGCTGTCCGGTAACGGATTATCCGGTCCCATTCCTCGTTCATTGCTTGAGTTGAGTAGATTGTATGTGCTTTATTTGCAGGATAATCAGTTGAGTGGTGGGGTTCCTCCATTTTCTCAGAATACTTTGAGATTCTTTAATGTGTCTAATAATTTGCTCTCTGGGGAAATCCCAAAAACTGCTGTATTGGTTAGGTTCAATAGCTCCTCGTTCGTTGGTAATGCTGATTTGTGTGGCGAACAGATTCAAAAACCGTGTATTTTGAGTCCATCTAGTAGTCCATCAATGGCACCCTCAAAGAATTTGGGGCATAGGAAGAGGAATAAGAAGCTTGTTTTGATCATTGTGTCAAGTGTAGGAGGATTTGCCTTGTTGTGTACTGCAACCGTGCTTCTAATCGTGTGTTTGAGGAAAAGGAGAAAGGGAAAGGAAGGTAGGGATAAGGTGGTTGCACGAGGGGGGGACGAGGGAGCGCGTAGTGGTGTTGGTAGGGATGATAGTGGTAGGGCTAGTAAGCAAGGAAGCTTGTCTTGGGACCAAGGGGGCGACGGGGTTGGTGTTTTAGCGTTCCTTGGGCCCGGTGATCAGTTGATGAGTTACAGCATGGAGGATTTGCTGAAAGCCTCAGCTGAGACGTTGGGGAGGGGAACAATGGGGAGCACTTACAAGGCAGTGATGGAGTCGGGGTACATTGTGACCGTTAAGAGGCTCAAGGAGTCGAGGTACCCTAGGATGGAGGAGTTCAGGAGGCACATTGAGATTCTTGGTAGGTTAAGGCATCCTAATCTGGTCCCCCTCCGCGCCTATTTCCATGCCAAGGAGGAACGGCTACTCGTATACGATTATTTCCCAAATGGCAGCCTCTTCTCTCTGGTACATG GAACAAAATCTGCAGGTGGTTCAAAGCCTCTGCATTGGACATCATGTCTGAAAATAGCAGAGGACTTAGCTGCAGCATTGGTTCACATCCATCAAAACCCTGGCCTAACTCATGGCAACCTCAAGGCCACCAATGTTCTACTAGGATCCGACTTCGAGTCTTGCCTCACGGACTATGGTCTAACCCCGTTGAGGAACCCCGACTCACACGAGGAGCCCGGGGCCTCCTCCCTTTTCTACCGGGCCCCTGAATGCCGCGACCCGAGAAAGCCGGTGACTCAAGAAGCTGATGTGTACAGCTACGGAGTCCTCTTGCTGGAGCTGCTGACTGGGAAGACTCCTTTCCAGGATCTCGTGGAAGAGCACGGCTCGGATATACCGAAGTGGGTCCGGTCGGTTAGGGAGGAGACGACGGAGTCGGGGGACGAGCATTCCTCGGGCAATGAGGGGTCGGAGGAGAAGCTCAATGCTCTTCTCAACATTGCGATGGCGTGCGTTTGTGTTGCGGTTGGGAGCCGGCCGGCCATGAAGGACGTGGTGAGGATGATCAGGGAGGCGAGGGCGGAGGCGCAGACGCAGGTGTCGTCGAATAGCAGCGATCACTCGCCGGGGCGGTGGTCCGACACGGTGCAGAGCTTGACAAGGGAAGATCATTCCAGCATATGA
- the LOC130993937 gene encoding uncharacterized protein LOC130993937, with product MSFHSGNASTQSRDWRQRRNECLGDSTYCFCVIEGERLKSPIRTSWTEDNPGRRFYGCQNWKTKKCRFFKWYDEPMGERAIEVINELRIENLKLTEMNSRSATPTDLEADIGLIWDMVQDLKDDSKRARNTNRFLVSILFVTWLVLIYVVLA from the exons ATGAGTTTCCACTCAGGTAATGCTTCTACCCAGTCACGGGATTGGCGGCAGAGAAGGAACGAGTGTTTGGGTGATTCGACGTATTGTTTTTGCGTTATTGAAGGTGAGAGGTTGAAATCACCGATAAGAACTTCGTGGACTGAAGACAATCCCGGAAGAAGGTTCTATGGGTGCCAAAATTGGAAg ACCAAAAAATGTCGATTTTTCAAATGGTACGATGAACCTATGGGCGAGAGAGCTATTGAAGTTATAAATGAGTTGAGGATTGAGAACTTGAAGCTTACAGAAATGAATTCAAGATCAGCCACTCCTACTGATTTAGAAGCTGATATTGGTCTTATCTGGGACATGGTTCAAGATTTGAAAGATGATTCCAAAAGAGCAAGAAACACAAATAGATTTCTTGTTAGCATTTTGTTTGTAACTTGGTTGGTGTTAATCTATGTAGTTCTAGCATAG
- the LOC130993218 gene encoding uncharacterized protein LOC130993218 has protein sequence MNQGAGVNGGGAAPTGCYKCGRPGHWSRDCPSDPNTSETNNNNNNNNNNNNTSDLDPNSRFTSRPPFPAQKPKQKPPRRVRPKLTPDLLLSDAGIGHILRYFPPALKCRGRGHEVDDLRHLLRMYADWHSRLLPYYNFEQFVDKVERVGSSKRVKVCLRELRDKISNGIDLIKLQEPQVQQDSVDEQDNTSGLNMPSNIQENNNMQTEDNNNFQEDMPQSIWEEATQEPSQSVHIEDVADISRAEEVPNQTVEANPGSSNTYVMSEEQKARMEASRLRALERAAARSRFRPSQA, from the exons ATGAATCAGGGCGCCGGCGTTAATGGCGGTGGCGCGGCCCCAACTGGCTGCTACAAGTGCGGCCGCCCCGGCCACTGGTCGCGGGACTGTCCTTCCGACCCCAACACTTCCGaaaccaacaacaacaacaacaacaacaacaacaacaacaacacttCCGACCTCGATCCAAACTCAAGGTTCACTTCGAGGCCGCCCTTCCCCGCACAGAAGCCCAAGCAGAAGCCGCCGAGAAGAGTCAGGCCCAAGCTCACTCCCGATCTGCTCCTCTCCGATGCCGGCATTGGTCACATCCTCCGCTACTTCCCGCCTGCCCTCAAATGCCGCGGCCGCGGCCACGAG GTTGATGATCTGAGACACCTACTTCGGATGTATGCTGACTGGCACTCGCGATTACTTCCCTATTATAACTTCGAACAATTCGTAGATAAGGTGGAACGAGTGGGTAGCTCAAAGCGTGTCAAG GTGTGTCTTAGAGAACTACGTGATAAAATTTCCAATGGAATAGACCTAATAAAGCTGCAGGAGCCTCAAGTTCAACAAGACTCAGTTGATGAACAAG ATAATACAAGCGGCCTCAACATGCCAAGTAATATCCAGGAGAATAATAATATGCAAACTgaagataataataattttcaggaAGACATGCCTCAAAGCATCTGGGAGGAAGCCACTCAA GAACCTTCACAGTCTGTGCATATTGAAGATGTTGCTGATATATCTAGAGCAGAGGAGGTGCCAAATCAGACAGTGGAAGCGAACCCTGGTAGTTCTAATACATATGTAATGTCAGAAGAACAAAAGGCTCGCATGGAAGCTAGCAGATTGAGAGCATTGGAGAGAGCAGCTGCTAGGTCCCGCTTCCGCCCTTCACAAGCTTGA